A genomic window from Leishmania major strain Friedlin complete genome, chromosome 18 includes:
- a CDS encoding putative chaperone protein DNAj, giving the protein MSAAACSWRHTEWTPYEVLNVPPSAPIGDIRAAFKCMALHTHPDKATVTTSARRASGSGATSCSEFPVSFHIVKEASEMLLDPYLRAAYDAARSQALTREVGAISDTYSLMDDFVRVRMDGDESDRQRVHVYQRECRCGGVYEVAVFPEAPAGSGEDEDVPLTYSARTLRCECDSCSLVVEVVA; this is encoded by the coding sequence AtgtctgcggcggcgtgttCGTGGCGTCACACGGAGTGGACGCCGTACGAGGTCCTCAACGTACCGCCGTCGGCCCCCATTGGGGACATTCGTGCTGCGTTCAAGTGCATGGCgttgcacacgcaccctGACAAGGCAACGGTGACGACGTCAGCTAGAAgggcgagcggcagcggggcgaCGTCGTGCTCAGAGTTTCCTGTTTCCTTTCACATTGTGAAGGAGGCGTCGGAGATGTTGCTTGACCCGTACTTGCGCGCCGCCTACGATGCCGCCCGTTCCCAGGCGCTGACGCGCGAGGTTGGCGCTATCAGTGATACCTACTCCCTGATGGACGACTTTGTTCGTGTAAGGATGGACGGTGATGAAAGTGATAggcagcgcgtgcatgtgtacCAGCGCGAgtgtcgctgcggcggcgtctaTGAGGTGGCTGTGTTTCCCGAGGCACCGGCAGGGAgtggcgaggacgaggatgtGCCGCTGACGTACTCGGCCCGCACACTGAGGTGCGAGTGCGACTCGTGCTCACTtgtggtggaggtggtggcgtaG
- a CDS encoding NADH:ubiquinone oxidoreductase 78 Kd subunit-like protein, with translation MTDIAHGSRYDRDAAISTAAEQVAAGQYAENKPRAIMFVNKRPVEIIPQEENVLEVLEREGITVPKFCYHPILSVAGNCRMCMVQVDGTQNIVVACSTVALPGMSIITDSRLVRDAREGNVELILINHPNDCPICEQATNCDLQNVSMNYGTDIPRYREDKKAVEDFYFDPQTRVVLNRCIHCTRCIRFLNEHAQDFNLGQIGRGGLSEISTFLDELEVKTDNNMPVSQLCPVGKLYMGDADENNDIVRELEAAGATA, from the coding sequence ATGACGGACATTGCACACGGGAGCAGGTACGACCGTGACGCAGCGATCAGCACGGCTGCCGAGCAGGTTGCGGCGGGTCAGTACGCTGAAAACAAGCCGCGCGCCATCATGTTTGTCAACAAGCGCCCGGTTGAGATTATTCCGCAGGAGGAGAacgtgctggaggtgctggagcgAGAGGGCATCACCGTACCAAAGTTCTGCTACCACCCCATCCTCTCCGTAGCCGGAAACTGCCGTATGTGCATGGTGCAGGTAGACGGCACTCAGAACATCGTCGTCGCGTGCTCCACCGTGGCGTTACCTGGCATGTCCATCATCACCGACAGCCGCCTAGTGCGCGATGCCCGCGAGGGCAATGTGGAGCTTATCTTGATCAACCACCCGAACGACTGCCCGATTTGCGAGCAGGCCACCAACTGCGATCTGCAGAACGTGAGCATGAACTACGGCACCGACATCCCGCGCTACCGCGAGGACAAGAAAGCCGTCGAGGACTTCTACTTTGACCCCCAGACACGCGTCGTGCTGAACCGCTGCATCcactgcacgcgctgcatcCGCTTCCTGAACGAGCACGCGCAGGACTTCAACCTCGGCCAGATTGGCCGCGGCGGGCTGAGCGAGATTTCCACCTTTCTAGATGAACTGGAGGTGAAGACGGACAACAATATGCCCGTTTCTCAGCTATGCCCCGTCGGGAAGCTGTACATGGGCGATGCAGACGAGAACAACGACATAGTGCGCGAGCTCGAGGCTGCGGGGGCAACGGCGTGA